From Enoplosus armatus isolate fEnoArm2 chromosome 23, fEnoArm2.hap1, whole genome shotgun sequence, a single genomic window includes:
- the spag17 gene encoding LOW QUALITY PROTEIN: sperm-associated antigen 17 (The sequence of the model RefSeq protein was modified relative to this genomic sequence to represent the inferred CDS: deleted 1 base in 1 codon) — protein sequence MPPKPAKKGSAKKPNAAGAAVVNKNWEAGLTRAQFEEESWQACVSFVVGRSPEDEELIRALALAVQQPLRKLFNLLTWDSTLAKIHELGNPKAKKTDDVPTFYEVTEPAKVLLDAGEEIPCDLMAKILKFQLLQIKANDKQRREAGQAEDEMAKTGPPSASKDKGGAKKGKSPPSPVGPSKERKTKLKRRDDIEPPNFIDDEPGDGPQHYILVLGFYQPHLIGALDAIGVHVANVIKLCSEHTQTSDGQQKQHTCEGNEQSLRASPVLDAGKGQSVYSSAELAAQARKLDLFWSRLRPVLDSGPPESKLHDVVQLSYTVPDLLPPFRTQDSPEAELEMGSQIFAGVSNLIYDCLDWRRQHQHYLDNIKLISIPTVVGLDPQPTEVVLTPLPMTPRSKKKSVREESPADRDAKQPPLSTDVDMRYYSNLLDLVPPEACSVPLILHCMLEQVVMSTEKSVSTRTDVTEEPKPLNGPGLDHQLISFMLQSFLPLVHTKEERSHMLNGLLTTAKNEEDKKRLMERFGAEETQRKSEHPLVIRHHNERALRLRDISAAQAFDPAEVELSMMRLSPVWELIHSVPQQRNGNSCWMTIKQQLQHYCTDDVVSWPEVERLFHQSVFESMPLTRLDQKGVLQNALRPLGTLEPAQQQTPTIIPWDNPLSYAKQQLNNLRTKGLTFLTEDPGNTEHISGRVCCQLDLSDIESCRLRSLVDWHYSEHHNASIFPQVLQLASEEYRCLDTFRGSPNNILYIFCHNPMSPYRQCKEFWDVALHTDVKFRKYLEHVADTISDWTKEEELKREAMQLRNISCAEFPKDEKAADSAEEDTLEPVIRKDSLKAWKLEQERLKEEEMAKKSKKENTPKGKQQKEEAQSLDNKRSKTLSSGKKSRAETAGSSSKTPTESTTATVPPLEENKELHPTEAPFNGFTGYGTDGKLIRVSGRLQYLFPSSGGHITVENVSYVEGSSLMKLAVKTDGHHFYTHINHVVGDPVRPPPQSQDKETNDKKEDLKVSEPVEMKRMKQGSLSAVLDNGIHLSYSFYGPTGEYIVSPQETAGGSPETSTFVPIPLSSSSHCSKGTDQDSIPSSHIKPPESQVPYTHMDAQKNTCSKVCEGQPTLPSSPFNSLNLSVPNGLLLQFLREDTQGVSPEEKGMLVKQGFPLNGRVVVGQLQDPSLSKELSRIVTSQGAVIRYMRDGSTEVLFPDGSVSFSQDSGPVWVPDSKVEEENTSQETEDNKKEQSSQKEADAQRGCWLTTTPSGARIHTVGTTHKHIPTTPLLAFKATDPITHEVMLSREDLVVSVQNPDGSLSVEHADGTRITSLYQDRPPNTTQHILLHTGEQPESVTLKSTSECACGCTECVCVTRCADSIDENMHIQDTCDNGEEISRDSAGKVCDKEGAGHACTELSECEHECGERESSMFAEEAVAENGKRSAYVSTKERVVLVEREGCATVVMYPERHTAHIFLADGTVITGNSQGAYQVFPSSVGLLQIQSDGKCVYSSDPLITPSPKGGTPVNQPGSYTMSHTDKVALDITDPDGNHFQVMEDGQLSVLNCSPAPSTLKQDEAELEEEEDEEDREIARINVKHREHCPRLFLVHEDGSGTELLSSQSIEEQFYQAYSDPTIALQREPLPDTQGEFGITILKPGHQSVWSQWLLGKQNPDITPPNLRNRSWHDFPRTEKKSPGPSFGTDMGQGLTLKERSDGSAAQRQPVRSCPEVLVMRELYQHRPVTAPLKNTVDTRLKEYIESLMEREQRSEEMKIKDPRDEEESVRASVLLNLVLSFAEEEDAGHTFDKRTSVDIANLYSQGVGAPVEQLDVSEDTATVASDSFANEKESKWTERLTQYRQEMSEEQAYREALRKKNIVPFFHPENVPLYQNLLQHQAPDMRSLSMDLPPIPKSDSAQVFLKDAPQESTPRPLNPTPSQSASHTAGSGRMPEKRPTNPTSRSAGESSLKVSSGQRKSVQVDVTGKPRSTKVRLPTSILSSKPCSIPNQQFLSVEEPVRRKCRTISLTDPNVIVRGFQLLPSTVDFGALQEGTSSAITVMMKNVGVDTCRFHVKQPPPATGLRVIYNPGPVAAGLHVELQVQLFAVCAVQAGEVEPKKYISQDIIIHTETDIFYLPVTATILPERLYDIWVKDHTSAHNKKGSRVRQLSSSLPVGQGGGVQPHRLPSALLTSPTGEQMGVGMLVYDVSGDPMQAEHHERQKQQQQQRNTV from the exons ATGCCACCAAAGCCAGCTAAAAAAGGCTCAGCCAAAAAGCCCAATGCTGCTGGAGCCGCAGTTGTCAACAAGAACTGGGAGGCTGGTCTCACCAGAGCACAGTTTGAAGAG GAGTCATGGCAGGCCTGTGTGTCTTTCGTGGTTGGGAGAAGTCCAGAGGATGAGGAACTGATCCGGGCTTTGGCTTTGGCCGTGCAGCAACCACTACGCAAACTTTTCAACTTGTTGACCTGGGACAGCACCCTTGCGAAG ATCCATGAACTGGGGAAtcccaaagcaaaaaaaacagatgatgtCCCCACGTTCTATGAG GTTACAGAGCCTGCTAAGGTGCTGCTGGATGCAGGAGAGGAGATTCCCTGTGACCTGATGGCAAAAATACTGAAGTTCCAGCTGCTACAGATCAAAGCCAATGataaacagaggagggaagcaGGGCAG GCTGAGGATGAGATGGCAAAGACCGGTCCTCCCTCTGCCAGCAAGGACAAAGGAGGGGCCAAAAAGGGGAAGAGTCCACCCTCACCTGTGGGACCTTCTAAGGAGAGGAAGACCAAGCTCAAACGCAGGGATGATATTGAGCCACCAAATTTCATAG ATGATGAACCAGGGGATGGTCCTCAACACTACATCCTGGTGCTGGGCTTCTACCAGCCCCACCTGATTGGGGCGCTTGATGCCATAGGTGTACATGTGGCCAATGTTATCAAATTGTGttcagagcacacacaaacttctgatgggcagcagaaacaacacacCTGTGAGGGCAATGAGCAGAGTCTGAGAGCATCTCCAGTTTTGGATGCAGGTAAAGGGCAGTCAGTATACA GTAGTGCAGAACTGGCTGCGCAGGCCAGGAAGTTGGATCTGTTCTGGTCACGTCTGAGACCAGTTTTGGACAGCGGGCCACCAGAGTCCAAGCTCCATGATGTGGTTCAGCTCAGCTACACTGTCCCGGATCTCTTGCCTCCCTTCCGCACACAGGACAGCCCTGAGGCTGAG TTGGAGATGGGAAGCCAAATCTTTGCGGGTGTGTCCAATCTCATCTATGACTGTCTGGACTGGCGCCGGCAACATCAGCACTACCTAGACAACATCAAACTCATCAGCATACCCACTGTTGTTGGGTTGGATCCACAGCCTACAGag GTTGTGCTGACCCCTCTGCCCATGACTCCACGCTCCAAGAAGAAATCAGTGCGGGAGGAAAGCCCGGCAGACAGAG ACGCAAAGCAGCCCCCTCTCTCAACAGATGTGGACATGCGTTACTACAGCAACCTTCTCGACCTGGTTCCCCCTGAAGCCTGCTCTGTGCCACTAATCTTGCACTGTATGCTGGAGCAG GTGGTGATGTCAACAGAAAAGTCTGTGTCCACCCGGACCGATGTGACTGAGGAGCCCAAACCTCTCAATGGGCCCGGGTTAGACCATCAGCTGATCAGCTTCATGCTCCAAAGCTTCCTGCCTCTGGTACACAcgaaagaggagagaagccaCATGTTAAATGGCTTGCTGACTACAGCAAAGAATGAAGAAGACAAGAAG AGGCTAATGGAGAGGTTTGgagcagaggagacacagaggaagtcTGAGCACCCTCTGGTTATCAGACACCATAATGAGAGGGCACTGCGCTTGAGGGATATCAGT GCGGCTCAGGCTTTTGATCCAGCAGAGGTGGAGCTGTCCATGATGAGGTTGTCTCCAGTGTGGGAGTTGATCCACTCTGTACCTCAGCAGAGAAATGGCAACTCCTGCTGGATGACAATCAAACAGCAACTACAACACTACTGCACAGATG ATGTTGTGTCATGGCCGGAGGTGGAGCGTTTGTTTCATcagagtgtgtttgagagtATGCCACTGACCAGGCTGGATCAAAAGGGTGTGCTACAGAATGCTCTTAGACCACTGGGAACACTGGAACCAGCTCAGCAACAGACACCAACAATAATCCCCTGGGACAACCCACTATCTTACGCTAAACAGCAGCTTAATAATCTAAGGACTAAAG GCCTGACCTTTCTCACCGAAGATCCTGGTAACACAGAg catATCAGTGGGAGAGTGTGTTGCCAGCTGGACTTATCTGACATTGAGAGTTGTAGGCTGAGATCTCTGGTTGACTGGCACTATTCTGAACACCACAATGCTTCCATCTTCCCACAG GTACTCCAGTTGGCCTCAGAAGAATACCGCTGCTTGGATACCTTCAGAGGAAGTCCTAACAACATCCtgtatattttctgtcacaATCCAATGAGCCCTTATCGCCAGTGCAAGGAGTTCTGGGATGTAGCCCTTCACACTGATGTCAAGTTCAG GAAGTACCTGGAGCATGTGGCAGATACCATTTCAGATTGGACAAAAGAGGAGGAATTAAAGAGAGAGGCAATGCAACTCAGAAATATCAGCTGTGCTGAGTTTCCAAAAG ATGAAAAGGCTGCAGATTCTGCAGAGGAGGACACTCTGGAGCCAGTCATCAGAAAAGACTCCCTTAAA GCCTGGAAGTTGGAACAGGAGCGTCtaaaggaggaagagatggcCAAGAAATCAAAGAAAGAGAATACACCAAAAGGCAAGCAGCAGAAGGAGGAAGCTCAGTCACTGGACAACAAGAGAAGTAAAACTTTGTCCAGTGGCaagaagagcagagcagagacagcaggCAGCTCATCCAAAACTCCCACAGAGTCCACTACTGCCACAGTGCCCCCcttggaggaaaacaaagaactGCATCCGACAGAGGCACCCTTCAAT GGTTTCACAGGATACGGCACAGATGGAAAGTTGATCCGTGTGTCAGGTCGTCTCCAGTACCTTTTCCCTTCCAGTGGAGGACACATCACTGTGGAGAATGTCAGCTATGTTGAAG GTTCCAGCCTGATGAAACTGGCTGTGAAGACAGATGGGCATCATTTCTACACACACATCAACCACGTTGTCGGTGATCCTGTAAGACCTCCCCCTCAGTCCCAAGACAAAGAAACcaatgacaaaaaagaagatCTTAAAG TGTCAGAACCTGTGGAGATGAAAAGAATGAAGCAGGGCTCCCTCTCAGCAGTTTTAGACAATGGAATCCACCTCTCATACAGTTTCTATGGTCCTACAGGAGAATACATAG TAAGTCCCCAGGAAACAGCAGGAGGGTCCCCAGAGACCTCCACCTTTgtccccatccctctctcctcctcctcccactgctccAAGGGGACAGACCAGGATTCGATTCCATCCAGCCACATCAAACCTCCGGAGTCCCAGGTTCCATATACCCACATGGATGCACAAAAGAATACATGT TCTAAGGTGTGTGAAGGCCagccaacattgccatccagCCCATTTAATAGTCTCAACCTGTCTGTTCCTAATGGCCTACTGCTGCAATTTCTACGAGAGGATACACAAG gaGTGTCCCCTGAAGAGAAGGGTATGCTGGTGAAACAGGGCTTTCCTCTTAATGGCAGGGTGGTTGTAGGGCAGCTTCAGGACCCTTCCCTCTCCAAAGAACTGTCCCGCATTGTCACCAGCCAGGGAGCCGTGATCCGATACATGAGAGACGGGTCCACAGAG GTTCTGTTTCCAGATGGCTCTGTCAGTTTCAGCCAGGATTCTGGTCCAGTGTGGGTCCCTGACTCTAAGGTTGAGGAGGAAAACACCTCTCAGGAAACTGAGGACAACAAGAAAG AACAGAGCTCACAGAAGGAGGCTGATGCTCAGAGAGGGTGTTGGTTAACAACGACTCCGTCTGGAGCTCGCATCCACACTGTGGGgaccacacataaacacatacccACCACACCTCTTCTCGCCTTCAAGGCCACAGACCCCATCACCCATGAG GTGATGCTGAGCCGGGAAGATCTGGTGGTTTCTGTCCAAAACCCAGATGGATCTCTAAGTGTAGAGCATGCAGACGGAACCAGGATCACCAGTCTCTACCAAGACAGACCACCGAACACAACGCAACACATACTGCTGCATACAG GGGAGCAGCCTGAGAGCGTGACCCTTAAATCGACTTCTGAATGTGCATGTGGCtgcactgagtgtgtgtgtgtcacacgcTGTGCGGACAGCATCGATGAGAACATGCACATCCAGGATACTTGTGACAACGGAGAAGAGATCAGCAGGGACAGTGCAGGGAAAGTGTGCGACAAGGAGGGCGCTGGACACGCTTGTACAGAGTTGAGTGAGTGTGAGCATGAGTGCGGTGAAAGGGAAAGTAGTATGTTTGCAGAAGAGGCTGTGGCTGAGAATGGCAAGAGGAGTGCATATGTGTCTACCAAAGAGCGGGTGGTGctggtggagagggagggatgcgCCACCGTGGTGATGTACCCGGAGCGGCACACGGCTCACATCTTTTTAGCCGATGGAACTGTCATCACTGGGAACAGCCAAGGAGCATATCAG GTGTTTCCATCCAGTGTGGGGCTCCTGCAGATCCAAAGTGATGGGAAGTGTGTGTACTCATCTGACCCACTTATAACCCCTAGTCCAAAGGGTGGCACTCCTGTAAACCAACCAGGAAGCTACACCATGAGTCATACAGACAAAGTGGCCCTAGACATTACAGACCCGGATGGGAACCACTTCCAG GTGATGGAAGATGGGCAGTTATCAGTGCTGAACTGCAGCCCTGCTCCAAGCACACTTAAACAGGAcgaggcagagctggaggaggaggaggatgaggaggacagagaaatcGCCAGGATTAATGTAAAACATAGAGAACATTGTCCCAG GCTGTTTCTGGTGCACGAGGATGGTTCAGGTACTGAACTACTGAGCTCACAAAGCATTGAGGAACAGTTCTACCAGGCGTACTCTGATCCTACCATAGCACTGCAGAGGGAACCACTGCCAGACACACAAG GTGAGTTCGGCATTACCATCCTAAAGCCCGGCCACCAGAGTGTGTGGTCCCAGTGGTTGCTGGGGAAACAGAACCCTGACATCACCCCTCCCAACCTCAGAAACCGCAGCTGGCATGATTTCCCCAGAACAGAG AAGAAGAGCCCAGGTCCTTCATTTGGTACCGACATGGGACAAGGTTTGACTCTGAAAGAGAGGTCCGATGGTTCTGCAGCACAGCGTCAACCTGTCAGGAGCTGCCCCGAAGTCTTGGTGATGAGGGAACTGTACCAGCACCGACCAGTCACCGCACCACTCAAAAATACTGTAGACACACGACTGAAG GAATACATTGAGAGTCTGATGGAGAGGGAGCAGCGATCAGAAGAGATGAAAATTAAAGACCCTCGCGATGAGGAGGAAAGTGTTCGTGCCAGTGTTCTGCTCAACCTGGTCCtg tcttttgcagaagaagaggacgcaGGTCACACCTTTGACAAGAGGACTTCAG TGGACATAGCCAATCTGTACAGCCAAGGAGTTGGAGCCCCAGTTGAGCAGTTGGATGTTTCAGAAGACACAGCCACAGTAGCTAGTGACAG TTTTGCTAATGAAAAGGAGTCAAAATGGACTGAAAGACTTACACAATACAG ACAGGAGATGAGTGAGGAACAGGCTTATAGAGAGGctctgaggaagaagaacatTGTTCCTTTTTTCCACCCAGAAAATGTTCCATTATACCAG AACCTGCTACAGCACCAAGCACCAGACATGAGGAGTCTATCCATGGATCTCCCTCCAATCCCCAAGTCAGACAGTGCTCAGGTCTTCCTGAAAGATGCCCCACAAGAGAGCA CCCCACGACCCTTAAACCCAACGCCTTCTCAATCTGCAAG TCATACAGCAGGAAGTGGCAGGATGCCTGAAAAAAGACCCACCAACCCCACGTCTCGGTCTGCCG GTGAAAGCAGTCTGAAGGTTTCATCCGGGCAACGTAAGTCAGTCCAGGTGGATGTGACCGGAAAGCCCAGGAGTACTAAAGTCAGACTACCAACCTCTATCCTCAGCTCCAAACCCTGCAGCATACCAAATCAACAG TTCCTGTCAGTGGAAGAGCCAGTAAGGAGGAAGTGTCGAACTATTTCTCTCACCGATCCAAATGTCATAGTGAGGGGATTCCAGCTCCTGCCGTCCACTGTTGACTTTGGCGCACTGCAGGAGGGCACCTCCTCTGCGATTACTGTGATGATGAAGAATGTGGGTGTTGACACCTGCAG GTTCCATGTGAAGCAGCCTCCTCCTGCTACAGGCCTCCGGGTCATCTACAATCCTGGGCCT GTGGCTGCAGGTTTGCATGTTGAACTGCAGGTTCAGCTGTTTGCGGTGTGTGCGGTCCAAGCAGGAGAGGTAGAGCCAAAGAAGTACATATCCCAGGATATTATCATCCACACTGAGACAGACATCTTCTACCTGCCTGTCACCGCTA CCATCCTTCCAGAGAGGTTATACGACATTTGGGTCAAGGACCACACCAGCGCACACAACAAGAAAGGCTCCAGGGTCCGTCAACTATCTTCCAGCCTACCAGTTGGACAG GGGGGTGGCGTACAACCCCACAGACTACCCAGTGCCCTCTTGACCAGTCCGACGG GTGAACAGATGGGGGTGGGGATGTTGGTATATGACGTCAGCGGAGACCCAATGCAAG CTGAGCATCACGAGaggcagaagcagcagcagcagcagcggaaCACGGTCTGA
- the LOC139306025 gene encoding transmembrane protein 151A, whose translation MQTEEETATAEEPILEEGSGREQQRPVQQSLASSLCRESHWKCLLLTLLMYGCFATLAWCALCRVPVLGPSSIPLGSDDDATSAAYYNDILHLESPCSSGYVYIPLAFLAMLYVVYLVECWHCFSKTAMLAHAEFQEVYERVQRLQQATPCIWWKAISYHYVRRTRQVTRYRNGDAYTTTQVYHERVNTHASSSEFDYARYGVKDVSKELLDLQLHPAVRLRFTKCFSFSSARAEAAYLTQRARFFGENEGLDDYMEAREGMHLKNVDFREHILAFPDPAHQPWFARHRVFWLASAFLLSWPLRVVSEYRTAYVHYHVEKLFGEEEDSGGGGGGGGRGDGVEGGTENGIHPGGIGIGIGLNGTSYRAISRVNTVDMTELEWHIRCNQQMVPSYSEALLMDMDTSGGTNPTASTPISGPPSTTPSQGPNPPPLALPVVFNSAYLLQSCPRCRRTTSSSSLPSRLRAPMGTTALLNATVAGIRAAGQGGGGIGGRLVLSRSGFSLGRLGGGRPNSLFHSRSMGGGLGGSREDGGGGGGGGGGSGGGGGGGGGGGGGGGGGFLGLGSRQDNEETRGVLEGEGDDDEEEEQEEEVRRREDRGRGGRERDEEAEQDSAGGSEGREGDGGGRERPPSYQDAFFFPVLIIHGEESCHAGDDM comes from the exons ATGCAGACGGAGGAGGAGACGGCCACCGCAGAAGAGCCCATTTTGGAGGAAGGGTCAGGACGAGAGCAG CAACGGCCAGTCCAGCAGTCTCTGGCCTCCTCCCTGTGTCGGGAGTCCCATTGGAAGTGCCTCCTCCTGACCCTGCTCATGTACGGCTGCTTTGCCACGCTGGCCTGGTGTGCCCTCTGTCGTGTACCCGTTCTCGGACCCTCCTCCATACCTCTTGGTTCTGACGACGATGCCACCTCGGCGGCCTACTATAATGACATCCTGCACTTGGAGAGTCCGTGCTCCAGCGGCTACGTCTACATCCCCCTGGCTTTCCTGGCCATGCTGTATGTGGTTTACTTGGTGGAGTGTTGGCACTGCTTCTCCAAGACGGCAATGTTGGCTCATGCTGAATTCCAG GAAGTGTACGAGCGTGTGCAGAGACTTCAGCAGGCCACACCCTGCATTTGGTGGAAGGCCATCAGCTATCACTACGTGAGGAGGACCAGACAGGTGACGAGATACCGCAACGGAGACGCTTATACGACCACACAG GTGTACCATGAGCGGGTGAACACACATGCCTCCAGTTCAGAGTTTGACTACGCCCGCTATGGCGTCAAAGATGTATCAAAGGAGCTGCTGGACCTGCAGCTGCACCCTGCTGTTCGCCTCCGTTTCACAAAGTGTTTCAG CTTCTCCAGTGCACGTGCTGAAGCTGCCTACCTCACCCAG CGAGCACGCTTCTTCGGGGAAAACGAGGGGCTTGACGACTACATGGAGGCCAGGGAGGGCATGCACCTGAAGAACGTGGATTTCCGCGAACACATCCTGGCGTTCCCCGATCCTGCTCACCAGCCGTGGTTTGCTAGGCACAGGGTGTTCTGGCTGGCTTCTGCTTTCCTCTTGTCGTGGCCACTGCGGGTCGTGTCAGAGTATCGCACAGCATATGTCCACTACCATGTGGAGAAGCTGTttggggaggaagaggatagcggcggaggaggtggtggaggtggaagaggGGATGGGGTTGAAGGAGGGACTGAGAATGGAATCCACCCCGGAGGAATTGGGATTGGAATTGGTCTAAATGGGACCAGTTACAGGGCCATCTCTCGGGTCAACACGGTGGACATGACAGAATTGGAGTGGCACATTCGCTGTAACCAACAGATGGTCCCGAGCTACTCTGAAGCTCTCCTTATGGACATGGACACAAGTGGGGGGACAAACCCTACCGCCTCTACGCCCATCTCTGGGCCTCCATCCACCACCCCCAGCCAGGGGCCCAACCCACCTCCTCTAGCTCTGCCTGTTGTGTTCAACTCGGCTTACCTCCTCCAGAGCTGCCCCCGATGCCGGAGGACCACGTCGAGTTCCAGTCTTCCCTCCAGGCTAAGGGCCCCGATGGGAACGACAGCCCTCCTGAACGCTACCGTGGCAGGGATCAGAGCAGCGGGGCAGGGAGGTGGGGGTATAGGAGGAAGGTTGGTGCTCAGTCGGAGCGGATTCTCTCTAGGGAGACTTGGAGGAGGGCGCCCGAACAGCCTGTTTCATTCAAGAAGCATGGGAGGAGGGCTGGGAGGAAGTagggaagatggaggaggaggaggtgggggaggagggggaagtggtggaggaggaggaggaggaggaggcggcggcggcggcggaggtgGAGGATTCCTTGGGTTAGGTTCAAGACAGGACAACGAGGAGACCAGGGGAGTGCTagaaggagagggggatgacgatgaggaagaggagcaggaggaggaggtgagaagaaGGGAAGATaggggaagaggaggcagagagagggatgaagaagCAGAGCAAGACAGTGCAGGGGGAAGCGAGGGCAGGGAGGGTgacgggggagggagggagcgtcCTCCATCCTACCAGGACGCATTCTTCTTTCCCGTCCTCATTATACACGGAGAGGAGAGCTGCCACGCTGGAGACGACATGTGA